A window of Tachyglossus aculeatus isolate mTacAcu1 chromosome 21, mTacAcu1.pri, whole genome shotgun sequence genomic DNA:
GCGGGCGGCGCTTGGCGATGGTTCCGCCAGGACCGGTCCGGGCCCTTACCTGGGCATCAGCGGACTGGTTCgggcccttaatcaatcaatcaatcaatcaatcaatcaatcgtatctattgagcgcttactgtgtgcagagcactggactaagcgcttgggaagtccaagttggcaacatatagagacagtccctacccaacagtgggctcacagtctaaaagggggaggcggggaacaaaaccaaacatactaacaaaataaaataaatagaatggatatgtacaagtaaaataaataaataaataataaaatattttattttgttagtatgtttggttctgttctctgcctcccccttttagactgtgagcccactgttgggtagggactgtctctatatgttgccaattcggacttcccaagcgcttagtacagtgctgtgcatatagtaagcgctcaataaatacgattgatgatgatgatgatgatgatgtacaagtaaaataaataaataaataataaaatattttattttgttagtatgtttggttttgttctctgcctcccccttttagactgtgagcccactgctgggtagggactgtctctatatgttgccaattcgtacttcccaagcgcttagtccagtgctctgcacatagcaagcgctcaataaatacgattgatgatgatgatgacgaaatagagtaataaatatatacaaacatatgtacaggtgctgtggggaagggaaggaggtaagatggggggatggagagggggtacctgggcagcGGCGGGATTGGCAGGTCCTCTTCTCCGGGGCACCGGCCTCGCCCCTGATGTAGCACCAGGGACCCCCCGAGGCCCCGTCGGGATTCCGGCAGTAGCTGTGGTCCTCGGTGGCTACGGGAGAAAGGCCcaggatggagcagggggatggaggggaggggaggggagagagggctggggggcaTCCACCGGGCCCGGGGCTGGTGGGCATCACTCACCGGCGGGGGGCTGCCCTGTGCCGCCCTGCGCTTCTCGCCAGTTGAGGCACAGCAGGCCCGGGGCGGGAGAGGACTGGTCCGCTCGGTACAGGACCCCGTTATCCCAGAAGCAGCCTGCAGGAAAGGAAGGgcgtcgaattcattcattcattcattcattcattcaatcgtatttattgagcgcttactgtgtgcagagcactgtactaagcgcttgggaagtccaagttggcaccatacagagatggtccctacccaacagcgggctcacagtctagaagggggagacagacaacaaaacaaaacatagtaacaaaataaaataaatagaatagcaaatatgtacaaatagagtaataaatatgtacaaacatatatacaggtgctgtggggaggggaaggaggtagggcgggagggatggggaagggaagggggtcgcccccagcgcttagcacctcTAGGCTTGGAGGGCAtcgtgggcagggcacgtgtttgacggtctactgtcctctcccaagcgcttagtacggtgctatgcacgcagcaggcgctcaataaatacgatgaataatAACCAGAGCacgcattgaataaataccatgggtatTCCCGATGATCATCGACACAGTCAGTGGcctccctgaagggaggaagaggaggaaaaggaggaggaagagaggggaagtgtCCCCACTATGTGTTGCTAAAGGGGGAGGTCCCTTAGGAGAAGGCGAGGGGGCAAGCATCGCACCCCCAAAACCCGGGCCCCTTGAGAGTCTAGTTCCCCAAGTATCCATGTTCTATCGGGCCGCAAACCTTCACTGgggggcacagtgcttggcacacagcaagcgcttaacaaataccattattattatctcctcccctacccccaccccgtcGAACCCATGAGTGAatcaggaaaaaggagaggggagcAACAATTGTCCAACCCCCCTCGGTTCTGCTCGGATTGAGGAGTGTACAAGCCGACTGTCAACTCGCACCTGACCGCCTTTCTGATCTTCGTACGCGGGGGGAAAACGGAATTGGCATAAAGAGAGAGGTCTAGGGATGATGCCCCAGCATGCGTGAACCTCTGATCCACCagccaaaatatatatatatatatatacactcacatatatatatacgcatacacacatatataaagcCATGCCTTTGTTCCCAATAATAAAGATGGAGCTGTGTATCCCTAATAGGAAGaaacctgtctatttgtttcgttttgttgtccatctccccccccttctagactgtgagcccgttgttgggtcgggaccgtctctgtctgttgccgatttgtccttcccaagcgcttagtccagcgctctgcacccagtaagcgctcaataaatacgatggaatgaatgaaaaagaaaatgaacaaaCACCCCCCAACCCTGTGCATGGGCGGCAGAACGGCTGGTCCCccaacctttcctcctcctaacttAGGCACTCTGAAGAGGGGGGAAATAGTGGCTGTCTCTGCTTTCACTTAGGCACTCTGAAGAGGGGGGACATAGTAGTCGTCTCTGCTTTCGGTTGCTGCAAAAAGGGGAGCTGTAAATCTCACCTTCGGAGCCATGGGTCGCAGGTAGGAGCAGGCTGCTGAGCAGAAGGGTCTGTGCCCAGACCCCCGACATCCTGGCCTCGCTTTCTGTCCGGCGCCACAATGCAGTGGGGATGGGGTTGGCCTGGGCCCTGGCTTTTTCTCTTCTGGTAAACAGGCTGGCTTTATCAGGGAGCGTCCCCACTGACTGCAGCCCGAGCCTGCTGGCTCCCTCTGGGTCCTAAACCAGCTCAAAACCTGCTCCTTCTCAAGCCCGAAaagaaatacaatcaatcaatcgtatttattgagcgcttactgtgtgcagagcactgtactatgcacttgggaagtccaagttggccacatatacagtccctacccaacagtgggctcacagtctaaaagggggagacagagaacaaaaccaaacgtactaacgaaataaaataaatagaatagatatgtacaagtaatataaatagagtaataaatatgtacaaacatatatacatcgacCTAAGCGCTGCGTCCCGGCCAAGCGAAATTCACTGGCTCCTTCAGTCGCATCTGCTGagcagagtggaatatggactggagtggggagagataagaggcatggaggtcaggaaagaggctgatacaatacaGGCAGGCGGGATTAAtgaggtagcggtttgaatggagaggaaaggcagattttagtcgTGCTGTGAAGGGTGAACTGACGATTTAGTGagagatcgaatatgtgggtggaatcgatcaatcaatcgatcgtatttattgagtgcttactgtgtgcagagcacgggactaagcgcttgggaagtccaagttggcaacatatagagacagtccctacccaacagtgggctcacagtctaaaagggggagacagagaacaaaaccaaacatactaacaaaataaaataaatagaatagatatgtacaagtaaaataaatggagtaataaatacatacaaacatatatacatagatacaggtgctgtggggaagggaaggaggtaagatggggggatggagagggggacgagggggagag
This region includes:
- the PIK3IP1 gene encoding phosphoinositide-3-kinase-interacting protein 1 isoform X2 translates to MSGVWAQTLLLSSLLLPATHGSEGCFWDNGVLYRADQSSPAPGLLCLNWREAQGGTGQPPAATEDHSYCRNPDGASGGPWCYIRGEAGAPEKRTCQSRRCPAPSLEPLPRTPEAERSQEAKDDIQVFAPASSLPSGSEAAAVQSVIGISQRVRMNPKEKKDLGTLGSVLGVTMIVIIIAIGAGIVLGYVYKSDPLPQA